Proteins from a genomic interval of Roseivivax sp. THAF197b:
- a CDS encoding TIR domain-containing protein: MGLVTTAQARSAAVDERIQKGLGVESILRESALFSRLSYDVFLSHSKMDSSLVLGAKRILELKGYTVYVDWVDDPQLDRNKVNRQTAEKLRTRMRSCQLMFYLHTSNASLSKWCPWELGYFDGYTYPNPRVFVFPLLAPGETSFQGQEYLKLYPIIDIDDVDKARIDQRDVWSYDPETSYRSMATILKEAR; encoded by the coding sequence ATGGGATTAGTTACTACTGCCCAAGCAAGATCAGCAGCCGTCGATGAACGTATCCAGAAGGGTCTTGGAGTTGAAAGCATCCTTCGAGAGTCAGCACTTTTCTCCCGATTGTCGTATGACGTGTTTCTTTCGCACTCAAAAATGGATTCAAGCCTTGTCTTGGGCGCGAAACGTATTCTCGAATTAAAGGGATACACAGTTTACGTCGATTGGGTGGACGACCCACAGCTAGATCGCAACAAAGTCAATCGACAGACGGCTGAAAAGCTTAGAACACGAATGCGCAGCTGTCAGCTAATGTTTTATCTGCATACGAGTAATGCTAGCCTCTCCAAGTGGTGCCCCTGGGAGCTAGGATATTTCGACGGTTATACCTATCCGAATCCTAGAGTCTTCGTTTTCCCACTGCTCGCGCCAGGGGAAACCTCTTTCCAAGGGCAGGAGTATCTAAAGCTTTATCCAATTATTGATATAGACGACGTGGACAAAGCCCGAATAGATCAGAGAGACGTTTGGAGCTATGATCCAGAAACCAGTTACAGAAGTATGGCAACGATCCTCAAGGAAGCACGATAG